A genome region from Alistipes dispar includes the following:
- a CDS encoding cob(I)yrinic acid a,c-diamide adenosyltransferase — translation MKVYTKTGDKGMTSLIGGERVFKTDERVEAYGSVDELSAFAALLTDRIRGDAALAAYVEDLNRILSRLMSVEALLATGEAGSDKVSPLAPEAVSWLESRIDTMQVALKPIDKFTVPGGDTAVSLCHVCRTVCRRAERAALRADAKYGVDSTALVWLNRLSDYFYLLGRTLTAYYDVRETLWIP, via the coding sequence ATGAAAGTCTATACGAAAACAGGGGACAAGGGAATGACCTCGCTGATCGGCGGCGAACGGGTGTTCAAGACCGACGAGCGGGTCGAGGCGTACGGATCGGTGGACGAGCTGTCGGCTTTCGCGGCGCTGCTGACCGACCGCATCCGCGGGGATGCCGCGCTGGCGGCGTATGTGGAGGATCTGAACCGCATTCTCTCGCGGCTCATGTCGGTCGAGGCGCTGCTCGCCACGGGAGAGGCCGGAAGCGACAAGGTCTCCCCGCTGGCTCCCGAAGCGGTTTCGTGGCTCGAAAGCCGCATCGACACGATGCAGGTGGCCCTGAAGCCGATCGACAAGTTCACCGTGCCCGGCGGCGACACGGCCGTGTCGCTGTGCCATGTCTGCCGCACGGTCTGCCGCCGCGCCGAGCGGGCCGCGCTGCGCGCCGATGCGAAATACGGCGTGGATTCCACGGCGCTCGTCTGGCTCAACCGCCTGTCGGATTATTTTTATCTGCTGGGTCGTACACTCACGGCGTATTACGACGTGCGGGAGACCCTGTGGATTCCCTGA
- a CDS encoding BaiN/RdsA family NAD(P)/FAD-dependent oxidoreductase: protein MERTEEIRPYDVVVVGAGAAGMMAAGTAAQRGCRVLLLEKMEKSGRKVRITGKGRCNVTNARPAEEFAAQVRTNAAFFAPAFAAFNNRAAIRFFERQGVRLDIERGERVFPHSGKAWDIANALLGFCVDNGVKILYDTRVTGILTLGGRVFGVKYVNKRGFERKEECPQVILATGGVSYPATGSTGDGYAFAADLGHTIEPLRPSLTPLVSSHPRVRQLDRLLLRNVRATLWIDDAPVREEFGELGFSERGIEGAVALRMSRDAVDALIEGRRVKIVVDLKPALTEEVLRDRIARELAAMEPTEFFGELLRKLVPRPMVLPLAQELDIHSKTYVSKLSEAEIVRLIRTLKGLTFPVTDYAPFEYAVMTAGGVRCDEVNPETMESRRVRGLYFAGEVLDLDANTGGYNLQIAFSTGRLAGMLKK from the coding sequence ATGGAACGAACGGAAGAGATACGGCCCTACGACGTCGTCGTCGTGGGGGCGGGAGCCGCGGGCATGATGGCCGCGGGCACGGCGGCGCAGCGGGGCTGCCGCGTGCTGCTGCTCGAAAAGATGGAGAAGTCGGGCCGCAAGGTCCGCATCACGGGAAAGGGGCGCTGCAACGTGACGAACGCCCGGCCGGCGGAGGAGTTCGCCGCGCAGGTGCGCACGAACGCCGCGTTTTTCGCCCCGGCCTTCGCCGCCTTCAACAACCGCGCGGCCATCCGTTTCTTCGAGCGGCAGGGCGTCCGGCTCGACATCGAGCGCGGCGAACGCGTCTTTCCCCACAGCGGCAAGGCGTGGGACATCGCCAACGCCCTGCTGGGCTTTTGCGTGGACAACGGGGTGAAGATTCTCTACGACACGCGCGTTACGGGGATTCTGACTCTCGGCGGCCGGGTCTTCGGCGTGAAATACGTCAACAAGCGGGGCTTCGAACGCAAGGAGGAGTGTCCGCAGGTCATCCTCGCCACGGGCGGCGTCTCCTATCCGGCGACCGGTTCGACAGGCGACGGGTATGCGTTCGCCGCCGATCTGGGACATACGATCGAGCCGCTGCGGCCGTCGCTCACGCCGCTCGTCTCGTCCCATCCGCGGGTCCGTCAGCTCGACCGCCTGTTGCTGCGCAATGTCCGCGCGACGTTGTGGATCGACGACGCTCCCGTGCGCGAGGAGTTCGGCGAGCTGGGATTCTCGGAGCGCGGCATCGAGGGCGCCGTGGCGCTCCGCATGAGCCGCGATGCGGTGGATGCGCTCATCGAAGGCCGGAGGGTGAAGATCGTCGTCGATCTGAAGCCCGCGCTCACGGAGGAGGTGCTGCGCGACCGCATCGCCCGCGAGCTGGCCGCGATGGAGCCGACGGAGTTTTTCGGCGAGTTGCTGCGCAAGCTGGTTCCCCGTCCGATGGTGCTGCCTCTGGCGCAGGAATTGGATATTCACTCGAAGACATACGTTTCGAAGCTCTCCGAGGCGGAGATTGTGCGGCTGATCCGCACGCTCAAGGGACTGACCTTCCCCGTGACGGATTACGCGCCCTTCGAATATGCCGTGATGACGGCCGGCGGCGTGCGCTGTGACGAGGTGAATCCCGAGACGATGGAGTCGCGCCGGGTCCGCGGGCTCTATTTCGCGGGCGAGGTGCTCGATCTCGATGCCAATACGGGCGGTTACAACCTTCAGATCGCCTTCTCGACGGGGCGGCTGGCCGGCATGCTGAAAAAGTGA
- a CDS encoding transcription antitermination protein NusB — MLSRRLLRIKVVKALFAHLKSGADNMIASEKTLMASVDKAYDLYFQILTLPVEIARYAQQRQELAKQKKLPTFEDLNPNTKFVENGVIRIIANSDAVNDHTAARKLGWTRYPELIRTLYGQLTESDYYKEYMQREERSFDDDRRLVEDFFKELQSYEALDDALEEMSILWNDDLPYIVMMILRTLSNLRPSHTDLKVPPKFKSAEDPEFVKTLFEKTLVNYDSYQDYIERYTSNWDVERIVFMDNLILATAMAELISFPSIPVKVTLDEWIEISKYYSTPGSSTFINGVLDKIVESLTAEGRIRKAGRGLI, encoded by the coding sequence ATGTTGAGCAGAAGATTACTCCGCATCAAGGTCGTCAAGGCGCTGTTCGCCCACCTCAAGTCGGGAGCCGACAACATGATCGCCTCGGAAAAGACACTGATGGCATCCGTAGACAAGGCCTACGACCTCTATTTCCAGATTCTGACCCTCCCCGTGGAGATCGCGCGCTATGCGCAGCAGCGTCAGGAGTTGGCCAAGCAGAAGAAACTGCCGACATTCGAAGACCTGAATCCCAACACCAAATTCGTCGAGAACGGCGTCATCCGCATCATCGCGAACAGCGACGCGGTGAACGACCACACGGCCGCACGCAAACTGGGCTGGACACGGTATCCCGAACTGATCCGCACGCTCTACGGACAGCTCACCGAAAGCGACTACTACAAGGAATACATGCAGCGCGAGGAACGGTCGTTCGACGACGACCGGCGGCTGGTCGAGGACTTCTTCAAGGAGTTGCAGAGCTACGAGGCGCTGGACGACGCGCTCGAGGAGATGTCGATTCTCTGGAACGACGACCTGCCCTATATCGTCATGATGATCCTGCGGACGCTCTCGAACCTGCGCCCGTCGCACACCGACCTGAAGGTCCCGCCGAAGTTCAAGAGCGCCGAAGACCCCGAATTCGTGAAGACGCTCTTCGAGAAGACGCTCGTGAATTACGACTCCTACCAGGACTATATCGAACGCTACACCTCGAACTGGGACGTGGAGCGCATCGTGTTCATGGACAACCTGATCCTCGCCACGGCGATGGCCGAGCTGATCTCGTTCCCGTCGATTCCCGTGAAGGTGACGCTCGACGAATGGATCGAAATCTCGAAGTATTACTCCACGCCGGGCAGCAGCACCTTCATCAACGGCGTGCTGGACAAGATCGTGGAATCGCTCACGGCCGAAGGCCGCATCAGGAAGGCCGGCCGCGGGCTGATCTGA
- a CDS encoding DUF1573 domain-containing protein has product MRRTAPLLLTAALLCSCDGPASRPQAGSDRAEAVRSGERKGRIVSLSDVFFERGGTDTVRFGRLRSGETAVVRFWIANDSPQTTAILSYDRNCGCTTLKFNSEPIAPGDAQRVEMSFDSRGTRGWQLKTLDVTLAGAQRPLRLYAEAEVE; this is encoded by the coding sequence ATGCGCCGCACCGCACCGCTTCTGCTTACGGCCGCCTTGCTCTGCTCGTGCGACGGCCCCGCTTCCCGTCCGCAGGCCGGTTCGGACCGGGCCGAAGCGGTCCGGTCCGGGGAACGGAAAGGCCGGATCGTCTCCCTTTCGGACGTGTTTTTCGAACGGGGCGGGACGGACACCGTCCGCTTCGGCCGCCTCCGGTCGGGCGAAACGGCCGTCGTGCGCTTCTGGATAGCCAACGATTCGCCGCAGACGACGGCCATCCTCTCCTACGACCGCAACTGCGGCTGCACGACGCTGAAATTCAACTCCGAACCGATCGCACCGGGGGATGCGCAGCGAGTCGAAATGAGCTTCGATTCGCGGGGCACGCGGGGCTGGCAGCTCAAAACGCTCGACGTGACGCTGGCCGGAGCGCAGCGCCCGCTGCGGCTTTACGCCGAAGCGGAGGTGGAGTGA
- the yajC gene encoding preprotein translocase subunit YajC, with amino-acid sequence MIDFLQAAAPAQPQPGFMQQYSFIIMIGLMVLVLWLFMWRPEAKRRKQMQAFRDGLKKGDKIITAGGIYGTVKEVKETTLLIEVDGNVTLRIDKNMVVADNSDLQRQ; translated from the coding sequence ATGATCGATTTTCTTCAGGCAGCGGCGCCCGCACAACCTCAGCCGGGCTTCATGCAACAGTACAGCTTCATCATTATGATCGGCCTCATGGTGCTGGTCCTCTGGCTCTTCATGTGGCGGCCCGAAGCCAAGCGCCGCAAGCAGATGCAGGCGTTCCGCGACGGGCTGAAAAAGGGCGACAAGATCATCACGGCCGGAGGCATCTACGGCACAGTGAAGGAGGTCAAGGAGACCACCCTGCTGATCGAGGTGGACGGCAACGTGACGCTGCGCATCGACAAGAACATGGTCGTGGCCGACAATTCGGACCTCCAGCGCCAGTAG
- the nrdG gene encoding anaerobic ribonucleoside-triphosphate reductase activating protein: protein MEPLRILAIYPETISDGYGLRYAIYFAGCAHCCPGCHNPQSHDPLGGEPLTAEWTERICDAIAANPILDGVTVSGGDPLLHPAAMAAFLRRVRERTGQNVWCYTGYTLEECLADPARRECLRWIDTLVDGRYVEALRDLSLDFRGSRNQRLIDVAALHLFG, encoded by the coding sequence ATGGAACCACTCCGCATCCTGGCCATTTATCCCGAAACCATCTCTGATGGCTACGGCCTGCGCTACGCGATCTATTTCGCGGGGTGTGCGCACTGTTGTCCCGGGTGTCACAATCCGCAGAGCCACGATCCGCTGGGCGGCGAACCGCTGACCGCGGAGTGGACGGAGCGGATCTGCGACGCGATCGCGGCGAACCCGATTCTGGACGGTGTGACCGTCAGCGGCGGCGATCCGCTGCTGCATCCCGCGGCGATGGCGGCCTTTCTGCGCCGGGTGCGGGAGCGCACGGGGCAGAATGTCTGGTGCTATACGGGCTATACGCTCGAGGAGTGCCTCGCGGACCCGGCGCGCCGGGAGTGCCTGCGCTGGATCGACACGCTGGTGGACGGCCGCTACGTCGAGGCGCTGCGCGACCTGTCGCTCGATTTCCGGGGCAGCCGCAACCAGCGGCTCATCGACGTCGCGGCGCTGCATCTGTTCGGCTGA
- a CDS encoding anaerobic ribonucleoside triphosphate reductase yields the protein MDYAQISIIKRDGKTEPFSLEKIVRAITKAYRAGGITDEEQTIARVAAEVAGAISKNEISVEEIQDMVEERLMRLNPSIAKRYIIYREWRNVERDRRSSIKGVMDGIVTVEKNDINLSNANMSSHTPAGQMMTFASEITKDYALKYLVGVRHGRAHRDGDIHIHDLDYYPTKTTTCIQYDLEDIYRRGFSTKNGSVRTPQSIQSYATLATIVFQTNQNEQHGGQSIPAFDRFMAPGVLKTFRKHVVDTVSFLCVLRGAGEPDRGRLKTLCAEHLPTIELSDERIAALGGALADAGIGLSDKELRGIWEQSYKATRKETHQAMEGFIHNLNTMHSRGGNQVVFSSVNYGTDFSPEGRMVIRELLSATVEGLGHGEVPVFPIQIFKVKEGVSWCEEDYRAAVRDFDKALAGEIRFRTPNFDLLVEACRTTSVALFPNFMFLDAPFNRHEKWRIDDPDRFRYEVATMGCRTRVFEDLHGEKTSWGRGNLSFTSMNLPRLAIEAVREASDLIPDGNKHAIRKEAREIFLESVRKTASMIAEQLYERYQFQRTALARQFPFMMSNDVWKGGGALQPNDEVGDVLKHGTLGIGFIGGHNAMVAIYGEGHATSKEAWQTLYDAVLTMNRVVEEYKARYGLNYSVLATPAEGLSGRFTRMDRKRYGEIPGVTDRDYYVNSFHVDVREPVSIVEKIRLEAPFHAITRGGHITYVELDGEAKKNPVAILKIVKVMQDSGIGYGSINHPIDTCRKCGYRGVIYSKCPVCGSDNISRMRRITGYLTGSLESWNSAKQAEERDRVKHR from the coding sequence ATGGATTACGCACAGATTTCCATCATCAAACGTGATGGCAAGACGGAGCCTTTCTCGCTGGAGAAGATCGTCCGCGCCATCACGAAAGCCTACCGTGCGGGCGGCATCACGGACGAGGAGCAGACCATCGCCCGTGTGGCGGCGGAGGTCGCCGGAGCGATTTCGAAGAACGAGATTTCGGTCGAGGAGATTCAGGACATGGTCGAGGAGCGGCTGATGCGCCTCAATCCCTCGATCGCCAAACGCTATATCATCTACCGCGAGTGGCGCAACGTCGAGCGCGACCGCCGTTCGTCGATCAAGGGGGTCATGGACGGAATCGTGACGGTGGAGAAGAACGACATCAACCTCTCGAACGCCAACATGTCGTCGCACACGCCCGCCGGGCAGATGATGACCTTCGCTTCGGAGATCACGAAGGACTATGCGCTGAAGTACCTCGTGGGCGTGCGCCACGGCCGCGCTCACCGCGATGGCGACATACATATTCACGACCTGGACTACTATCCCACGAAGACCACGACCTGCATCCAGTACGATCTGGAGGACATCTATCGGCGCGGCTTCTCCACCAAGAACGGTTCGGTGCGCACGCCGCAGTCGATCCAGAGCTACGCCACACTGGCCACGATCGTCTTCCAGACCAACCAGAACGAACAGCACGGCGGGCAGTCGATTCCGGCCTTCGACCGTTTCATGGCTCCGGGCGTACTGAAGACCTTCCGCAAGCATGTCGTCGATACGGTGTCGTTCCTTTGCGTGCTCAGAGGGGCCGGGGAGCCGGACCGCGGACGGCTCAAAACACTCTGCGCCGAACATCTCCCGACGATCGAGCTCTCCGACGAGCGGATCGCCGCGCTGGGCGGGGCCCTCGCCGATGCGGGGATCGGCCTTTCGGACAAGGAGCTGCGCGGTATCTGGGAACAGTCCTACAAGGCCACGCGCAAGGAGACGCATCAGGCGATGGAGGGATTCATCCACAACCTCAATACGATGCACTCTCGCGGCGGCAATCAGGTGGTTTTCAGTTCGGTGAACTACGGCACGGACTTTTCGCCCGAGGGGCGCATGGTGATCCGCGAACTGCTCTCCGCCACGGTCGAGGGGCTGGGGCACGGCGAAGTGCCCGTCTTCCCGATTCAGATTTTCAAGGTCAAGGAGGGCGTTTCGTGGTGCGAGGAAGACTATCGGGCGGCCGTCCGGGATTTCGACAAGGCGCTGGCGGGCGAAATCCGGTTCCGGACGCCGAATTTCGACCTGCTCGTCGAGGCGTGCCGCACGACCTCGGTGGCGCTGTTCCCCAACTTCATGTTCCTCGACGCGCCGTTCAACCGCCATGAGAAGTGGCGCATCGACGACCCGGACCGCTTCCGCTACGAGGTGGCCACGATGGGCTGCCGCACGCGCGTCTTCGAGGACCTGCACGGCGAGAAGACCTCGTGGGGCCGCGGCAACCTCTCGTTCACCTCGATGAACCTGCCGCGGCTGGCCATCGAGGCGGTGCGTGAGGCTTCGGACCTGATTCCCGACGGCAACAAGCACGCCATCCGCAAGGAGGCGCGCGAGATCTTCCTCGAATCGGTTCGCAAGACGGCCTCGATGATCGCCGAGCAGCTCTACGAGCGCTACCAGTTCCAGCGCACGGCCCTCGCGCGGCAGTTCCCGTTCATGATGTCGAACGATGTCTGGAAGGGCGGCGGCGCGCTGCAACCCAACGACGAGGTGGGCGACGTGCTGAAGCACGGCACGCTGGGCATCGGCTTCATCGGCGGCCACAACGCGATGGTGGCCATCTACGGCGAGGGGCACGCCACCTCGAAGGAGGCGTGGCAGACGCTTTACGATGCCGTTCTGACGATGAACCGCGTGGTCGAGGAGTACAAGGCCCGCTACGGACTCAACTACTCCGTGCTGGCGACCCCGGCCGAGGGGCTGAGCGGCCGCTTCACGCGCATGGACCGCAAGCGTTACGGCGAGATTCCGGGCGTCACCGACCGCGACTACTACGTCAATTCGTTCCATGTGGATGTCCGCGAACCGGTGTCGATCGTCGAGAAGATCCGCCTCGAGGCGCCGTTCCACGCCATCACGCGCGGCGGCCATATCACCTATGTCGAGCTGGACGGCGAAGCGAAGAAGAATCCCGTGGCGATTCTCAAGATCGTCAAGGTGATGCAGGATTCGGGCATCGGCTACGGGTCGATCAACCATCCGATCGACACCTGCCGCAAGTGCGGTTACCGCGGGGTGATCTACTCGAAATGTCCCGTCTGCGGTTCGGACAACATCTCGCGCATGCGCCGCATCACGGGCTACCTGACGGGCAGTCTCGAATCGTGGAACTCCGCGAAGCAGGCCGAGGAGCGCGACCGGGTAAAACACAGATAA
- a CDS encoding TIGR03905 family TSCPD domain-containing protein produces the protein MIRKISYTCRGTCSRQIDIELDGETIRSVVFTGGCHGNTQGIAALVSGMRAEEAIARLEGIDCRGKGTSCPDQLACALKTAR, from the coding sequence ATGATCCGGAAAATATCCTACACCTGCCGGGGAACCTGCTCCCGGCAAATCGACATCGAACTCGACGGAGAGACGATCCGCAGCGTCGTCTTCACGGGCGGCTGCCACGGCAACACGCAGGGCATCGCGGCGCTCGTCAGCGGCATGCGGGCCGAAGAGGCCATCGCACGGCTCGAAGGCATCGACTGCCGCGGCAAGGGAACTTCGTGCCCCGATCAGTTGGCCTGCGCGCTGAAAACGGCGCGCTGA
- a CDS encoding GlsB/YeaQ/YmgE family stress response membrane protein yields MYFLWYLLIGLAAGWIANLLVKGSGSGLIVNLIVGLIGGVLGGWLLSLFGLVAAGTLGSLVTAVIGAIVLLWIAALVSHRKARKA; encoded by the coding sequence ATGTATTTCCTATGGTATCTGCTTATCGGGCTGGCGGCCGGATGGATCGCCAACCTGCTGGTCAAGGGCAGCGGCTCGGGCCTTATCGTCAATCTGATCGTCGGACTCATCGGCGGCGTGCTGGGAGGCTGGCTGCTCTCGCTCTTCGGACTCGTGGCGGCGGGCACGCTGGGCAGTCTCGTCACGGCCGTCATCGGGGCGATCGTGCTGCTCTGGATCGCAGCGCTCGTCTCGCACCGTAAAGCGCGCAAGGCATGA
- a CDS encoding thioesterase family protein has translation MLEKGLSARSTTTVTAGNTAVAMGSGDLEVFATPAMVALMENAAMRAVAAALPEGATTVGAEMNVTHIKPSGLGAEITATAILAEAEGRKLTFNVGARDAEGMIGEGVHVRFVVDRAKFMSRVK, from the coding sequence ATGTTGGAAAAGGGACTTTCCGCCCGGAGCACGACGACCGTAACGGCCGGCAATACGGCCGTTGCGATGGGTTCGGGCGACCTCGAAGTATTCGCCACCCCCGCGATGGTGGCCCTCATGGAGAACGCCGCGATGCGGGCCGTGGCCGCCGCGCTGCCCGAAGGGGCGACCACCGTGGGCGCCGAGATGAACGTGACCCATATCAAGCCCTCGGGGCTCGGGGCCGAGATCACGGCCACGGCCATCCTCGCTGAGGCGGAGGGGCGCAAGCTGACCTTCAACGTCGGGGCCCGCGATGCCGAAGGAATGATCGGCGAGGGGGTTCACGTGCGTTTTGTGGTGGACCGCGCGAAATTCATGTCCAGGGTGAAGTGA
- a CDS encoding DUF4294 domain-containing protein, which yields MKKRLALLLVACTAALSGALAQGGRGFLRQEWIVERGDSIPLVHILPVCIFDRPADLRRYQKLVRAVKRVYPVARAARAKMAEMEGELLRLPDRKAQKAYIREVYRQIKEEYTPVAKHMTRTEGRVLLKLIDRETDYTAYEVLREFRGGFVAGFWQGVSRIFGQNLKSEYDKEGEDRIIEQIVVYYEAGLL from the coding sequence ATGAAGAAACGGCTGGCCCTTCTCCTCGTCGCATGCACGGCAGCGCTCTCCGGAGCGCTGGCGCAGGGCGGCCGCGGCTTCCTCAGACAGGAGTGGATCGTCGAACGGGGCGACTCGATCCCGCTCGTGCACATCCTTCCGGTCTGTATCTTCGACCGTCCGGCGGACCTGCGCCGATATCAGAAACTGGTGCGGGCCGTCAAACGCGTCTATCCCGTGGCCAGGGCCGCCCGCGCCAAGATGGCCGAAATGGAGGGCGAACTGCTCCGCCTGCCGGACAGAAAGGCGCAGAAAGCCTATATCCGGGAGGTCTATCGCCAGATCAAGGAGGAATACACCCCCGTGGCCAAACACATGACCCGCACCGAAGGGCGCGTGCTGCTCAAGCTCATCGACCGCGAGACGGACTATACGGCCTACGAGGTGCTGCGCGAATTCCGCGGCGGATTCGTGGCCGGATTCTGGCAGGGCGTGTCGCGCATCTTCGGACAGAACCTCAAGTCGGAGTACGACAAGGAGGGTGAGGACCGGATCATCGAGCAGATCGTCGTCTATTACGAAGCCGGACTGCTGTAA